From the genome of Nicotiana sylvestris chromosome 2, ASM39365v2, whole genome shotgun sequence, one region includes:
- the LOC104227273 gene encoding uncharacterized protein, whose product MPIPKNAAWVVRKILESRKLIGDVQGIQGNLLNRLDQLQNGNSFSIRKLYRLQFPQLPKVPWKGIVLQPRLHPRFKFILWLALQRRLATVDKLLKFGVQIYQQCAFCKLAGETFDHLFFECYVTKEVWSRLLIWLGHYRHIQDWQREVEWISHYSIRKSEQWEIVTCVFGMMVYTIWRDRNKVRFQGGAVNVNSICREITIHIHTRGQEIQHWQGALSTLNRNP is encoded by the coding sequence ATGCCAATACCCAAGAATGCAGCTTGGGTAGTCAGGAAAATTTTGGAGTCAAGGAAGCTCATTGGGGATGTTCAAGGTATTCAAGGAAACCTGTTGAATAGGTTGGATCAATTACAGAATGGCAACTCTTTTAGTATTAGGAAACTTTACAGGCTACAATTCCCCCAACTGCCAAAGGTTCCATGGAAAGGCATAGTGTTGCAGCCAAGATTGCATCCCAGATTCAAATTCATTCTGTGGTTAGCATTACAGAGAAGATTAGCTACAGTTGACAAGCTACTGAAGTTTGGTGTTCAAATATATCAACAATGTGCATTCTGTAAGCTAGCTGGTGAAACATTCGACCATTTATTCTTTGAATGCTATGTGACAAAGGAAGTGTGGTCGAGACTCTTGATATGGTTAGGACATTACAGACATATTCAAGATTGGCAACGAGAGGTGGAATGGATAAGTCATTATTCCATAAGAAAAAGTGAACAATGGGAAATTGTTACCTGTGTCTTTGGCATGATGGTTTACACTATATGGAGGGATAGGAACAAAGTTCGATTCCAGGGAGGTGCAGTAAATGTGAACAGCATATGCAGGGAAATAACAATTCATATACACACGAGAGGGCAGGAAATACAACACTGGCAGGGAGCACTTTCAACACTCAACAGAAACCCATAA